TCTTTGGTGTTGAGATATGGGTATATGGGGCAAATCTTGGTGTTTTGGGTGCACAGCTTGGTACATCACTTGCGGTATGTGTATGTACTGTGATTTCCTTTCAGGTAGCCCTAACAAAATCAAATGAATTACATATCAAAGAAATTTATGGAAATTGGTTTGCTAGTAAAGAGGTGTTGTCTTCTGCTTGGAAGATAGGAATGCCAAATGCGTTAGCACAAAGCGTATTATGCATGGGGCAGATTGTGTCAACGAAGATTATTGCGCCACTTGGTACAGTGGCCATTGCGGCACATTCCTTTGGTAATACGGTAGAATCAATTTGTTATATGCCAGGTTATGGTATCGCAGCTGCAGCTACAACACTGATTGGACAAGCAAGCGGAGCTGGTAAGAAAGATCTTGCGAAAGACTTTGCGAACATCATAACCCTATTGGGTATGTCTGTAATGGGTATCCTTGCAATAATCTTGTTTTTTGCATCACCGATGATTTTTGCAATATTAACACCAGATGTTGAAGTACAAAAGCTAGGTGTCAGTGTGATTCGTGTTGTCATGCTTGCAGAACCGTTATTTGCGGCATCAATTGTAATCACAGGTGTATTACGTGGTGCTGGTGATACGGTAGTGCCATTTATACTCAATTTATTGAGCTTATGGGGGATTCGTATTATACTAGCGTTCTTCTTAGCACCTACGATGGGTCTTATGGGAGCTTGGCTAGCGATGGCAATTGATATTTCGGTAAGAGGTGTATTATATTTAACTCGATTATATAAAACGAATTGGTTAAGTGGTGTAGGAGGGTAGAAGGTATGCGTACAATTATACTTGTTTCAGTTGTGATGATTTTATTGCTTGCACTGATTGTGTTTTTAGGATGGCCACATAAAATTGATGCGACTAGAAAAAAGATATATTCACCACTCATTTCAAAACGCGTGCGTATCTGTGTAATCTCTGATTTACATTCTCAAAGTTTTGGTAAAGACAATGAACGTATTATCCGTATGGTAAATAAACATAAACCAGATTTAATTGTATTTCCAGGGGATATTTTTACGCCAAGGGGAGATAATGAGAGTATGCTTGCATTCATGCATGCATTGAGACAATACCCACGTGTATACATTAGTGGTAACCATGATCAAGTACTTAAAGAAAAACTACAAGAGTATGTTATTGCGATGCGTTCCGATGGTGTGCAGGTTCTACTGGATGATAGTGAAGTAATGAATATTAATGGACAATTACTAGAAATCATTGGTTTAACAGATGGCGGGCCTAAGATGGATAAGACAGTAGAGGAAGTAGATTCTCTTTGTATGACAGCATATTATCGAATCCTTTTATCGCATCGTCCACACCATATTGCATTTTATGAACAACTACCTGTAAATCTAATTATCAGTGGACATGCACATGGTGGCCAATGGGCAATTCCATTTATTAGACAAGGATTATACGCACCACAACAAGGATTATTTCCAAGATATACTCATGGCATCAAGAATCTTGATGGAAGACTCTTGTATATTTCAAGAGGATTTGCGACTGGAAATAAATTCTTTGTTCGCTTGTATAATAATCCTGAATTAGGATTTATTGATTTGTTACCAATCAATGAAAAACGATGAACAATTTTGAAGTGAACCCTAAAAGTTGGATAACAACTTAGGAGGTTCACTTTTATTA
This genomic window from Solobacterium moorei contains:
- a CDS encoding MATE family efflux transporter, encoding MNTQLAEKIRSAEQLTLSDKIKLIRDFSIPGILAVITETVMGFIDTAMVGALGALASASIGLVMSSTWLFGELINSVSIGFSVQVAHAVGAGKLDRSRRIFKGSILTSLLISFLIAGICYVWAHVAPSWLQAQPEIWKDAIDYLSLYAIFLPIRQLNYLVNGMLQCAGDMKTPSKMAVLMCILDIIFNFILIFPSRLISIFGVEIWVYGANLGVLGAQLGTSLAVCVCTVISFQVALTKSNELHIKEIYGNWFASKEVLSSAWKIGMPNALAQSVLCMGQIVSTKIIAPLGTVAIAAHSFGNTVESICYMPGYGIAAAATTLIGQASGAGKKDLAKDFANIITLLGMSVMGILAIILFFASPMIFAILTPDVEVQKLGVSVIRVVMLAEPLFAASIVITGVLRGAGDTVVPFILNLLSLWGIRIILAFFLAPTMGLMGAWLAMAIDISVRGVLYLTRLYKTNWLSGVGG
- a CDS encoding metallophosphoesterase, whose product is MRTIILVSVVMILLLALIVFLGWPHKIDATRKKIYSPLISKRVRICVISDLHSQSFGKDNERIIRMVNKHKPDLIVFPGDIFTPRGDNESMLAFMHALRQYPRVYISGNHDQVLKEKLQEYVIAMRSDGVQVLLDDSEVMNINGQLLEIIGLTDGGPKMDKTVEEVDSLCMTAYYRILLSHRPHHIAFYEQLPVNLIISGHAHGGQWAIPFIRQGLYAPQQGLFPRYTHGIKNLDGRLLYISRGFATGNKFFVRLYNNPELGFIDLLPINEKR